In one Nicotiana sylvestris chromosome 8, ASM39365v2, whole genome shotgun sequence genomic region, the following are encoded:
- the LOC138874920 gene encoding uncharacterized protein, with product MKAQALADHLAENLVDEEYQPLSTYFPDEEVNSVEVIPEDTNAWKMFFDGAVNAKRCWDWSNFDFIHWSTLSGHSRLRYFCRNNTAEYEACIMGMNMAVNIDVEELLIIGDSDFIIRQAQGEWETRDIKLIPYRQHVEDISKRFKSVNFRYIPRFHNQLGDAVAILASVLSYLVNVHIDQLEIQIQERHGYCNTVEIEPDVQPWYHDIIRFLKTKEYPE from the coding sequence ATGAAAGCTCAAGCCTTGGCGGATCACCTAGCTGAGAATCTTGTTGATGAGGAATATCAACCCTTGAGTACTTACTTTCCCGACGAggaggtaaattcagttgaggtaattccagaagacaccaatgcttggaaaatgttcttcgacggagctgTTAATGCAAAAAGGTGTTGGGATTGGAGCAATTTTGATTTTATCCACTGGTCAACACTATCCGGCCATAGCCGGCTTCGATACTTTTGTAGAAACAACACTgctgagtatgaagcatgcattatGGGCATGAATATGGCAGTTAACATagatgtggaagaattgttaatcatagGAGATTCTGACTTCATTATtcgacaagctcaaggagaatgggaaacccgcgATATCAAGCTTATCCCATACAGGCAACATGTAGAAGATATTAGCAAGCGGTTCAAATCCGTCAatttcaggtacattcctcgtttTCACAATCAGTTAGGAGATGCAGTAGCCATTTTGGCCTCAGTGCTGTCGTATCTAGTTAATGTCCACATTGACCAACTAGAAATCCAAATCCAAGAAAGACATGGTTACTGTAATACAGTTGAGATAGAACCagatgttcagccatggtatcatgatatcataagattcttgaaaacaaaggaatatcccGAGTAA